One Glycine max cultivar Williams 82 chromosome 6, Glycine_max_v4.0, whole genome shotgun sequence DNA segment encodes these proteins:
- the LOC100808820 gene encoding phytohormone-binding protein CSBP translates to MIKEFNTQTEVSVRLEALWAVLSKDFVTVAPKVLPNIVKDVQVIEGDGGVGTILIFNFLSDVSPSYQREKITEFDEISHEIGLQVIEGGYLSQGLSYYKTTFQLSAIGEDKTLVNVKISYDHESEIEERVKPTKTSESTLLYLRRLETYLSNGA, encoded by the exons ATGATAAAGGAATTCAACACCCAAACCGAGGTTAGTGTGAGATTGGAAGCCCTCTGGGCAGTTCTGTCCAAGGATTTCGTCACCGTAGCTCCAAAGGTACTCCCCAATATTGTGAAGGATGTGCAAGTGATTGAAGGTGATGGAGGGGTTGGTACAATCctcatctttaattttttgtctg ATGTGTCCCCAAGTTACCAAAGGGAGAAGATCACAGAGTTTGATGAAATTTCACATGAAATTGGGCTGCAAGTGATTGAAGGAGGTTATCTGAGTCAAGGATTGTCATACTACAAGACAACTTTTCAGTTATCTGCAATaggagaggataagactttggTCAACGTGAAAATTTCTTATGACCATGAATCCGAGATAGAAGAAAGGGTCAAACCTACGAAGACATCAGAGTCAACTTTATTATATCTTAGGCGTCTAGAAACATATCTGTCCAATGGCGCTTGA